CGCCGCACCGTCGACCTGGCCGAGGGTGACCTCGGGGTGCTGGGCTACTGGGACTGGCGGGACGCCCTGGAACGCGGGTTGGCCGCGCACCACGCCGGGCTGCTGCCGGTGTTCAAGGAGACCGTCGAGGAGCTGTTCGTCGCCGGCCTGGTCAAGGCGGTGTTCGCCACCGAGACGCTCGCCCTCGGCATCAACATGCCCGCCCGCACCGTCGTGCTCGAGAAGCTGGTCAAGTACAACGGCGAGGGCCACGTCGACCTGACGCCCGGCGAGTTCACCCAGCTCACCGGGCGGGCCGGCCGGCGCGGGATCGACGTGGAGGGGCACGCCGTCGTCGTCTGGGCACCGGGGATGGATCCCCGTCAGGTCGCCGGCCTCGCCTCCCGACGCACCTACCCGCTGCGCTCGTCGTTCCGGCCCAGCTACAACATGGCCGTCAACCTCGTCGACCGGCTCGGCCGAGCGCAGGCGCGCACTCTGCTCGAGCAGTCGTTCGCGCAGTACCAGGCCGACCAGTCGGTGGTCGGCCTCGCCCGGCAGGTGGCCCGCAACACCGACGCGATCCGCGCGCACGAGAAGTCGATGCAGTGCGACCAGGGGGACATCGTCGAGTACCTGGAACTGGCCGGTCAGCTCAGCCGGGCCGAGAAGGAACTGGCCCGGGCCGGTGCGTCCCGTCGCCGTCGGGAGACCGAGAACGACCTCGGTGCCCTCAAGCGGGGCGACATCATCGCCGTGCCCACCGGTCGGCGGGCCGGCCTGGCCGTCGTCCTCGACCCGGGGGTGAACACCGACGGGACCGTCCGACCCCTGGTGGTCACCGCCGGCCGCTGGGCCGGGCGGCTGTCCGACGCCGACTTCCGCGGCCCCGTCCCCGCCCTCGGCACCCTGCGGCTGGGCAAGTTCACCGACCACCGTTCCCCCAAGGTGCGCCGCGATCTGGCCTCGGCGCTGGCGTCGTCCGGGACGGTGGTGCCGGGCCGGAGCCCCCGCCGGGGCGGGGACCACGACGCCGGCGAGGCCGAGTTCGCGGTGCTGCGCCGGGCCGTCAAGGCGCATCCGGTACACGGCTGCGCCGACCGGGAGAACCATCTGCAGTGGGCCCGCCGCTGGCAACGGCTCACCGCGGAGAACGCCGCCCTCACCGCGAAGGTCGATTCCGCCCGCGGCTCCCTCGGCCAGGAACTCGACCGCATCCTGACCCTGCTGACCGATCGCGGCTACCTGCGCGGGGATCGGCTCACCGAGACCGGCCGGATGCTCAGCCGCATCTGGTCCGAGAGCGACCTGGTGGTCGCCGAGTGCCTGCGCCGCGGCGCGTGGACCGGGCTCGACCCGGCCCAGCTCGCGGCCGTCGTCTCCACCCTCGTCTACGAGTCCCGCCGGGAGACCGGGCCGCAGCGGATGCCGTCGGGGCCGGCGGCCGCCGCCGTCACCGAGACGACGCGGATCTGGGCCGAGGTCACCGCCCAGGAACGGGAGCTGCGGCTGCGGGT
This window of the Nakamurella flava genome carries:
- a CDS encoding DEAD/DEAH box helicase, with the translated sequence MGGFGRGGGADEESEDRPLSPAERFARSAERRRYSELEQFADSRPFRLDDFQTQACRALEDGRSALVCAPTGAGKTIVGEFAVHRALATDGKCFYTTPIKALSNQKYTDLVAEYGPERVGLLTGDTSINAHAPVVVMTTEVLRNMLYAESSALRGLTAVVLDEIHYLADKFRGAVWEEVILHLPDSVQLVGLSATVSNAEEFGAWLTEVRGEVTVVVDEVRPVPLWQHMLVGKRMFDLFTTSSAAELASAAAAGSGPVAAVRIDPSLARAVSDAQSMADRFGTAGYDRAGKDGGRGRAGRPRSGGFGGPRWRPPARVDVIEKLDANGLLPAITFIFSRAGCDAAVAQCVRSGLRLTTEAERAEIRAVVDRRTVDLAEGDLGVLGYWDWRDALERGLAAHHAGLLPVFKETVEELFVAGLVKAVFATETLALGINMPARTVVLEKLVKYNGEGHVDLTPGEFTQLTGRAGRRGIDVEGHAVVVWAPGMDPRQVAGLASRRTYPLRSSFRPSYNMAVNLVDRLGRAQARTLLEQSFAQYQADQSVVGLARQVARNTDAIRAHEKSMQCDQGDIVEYLELAGQLSRAEKELARAGASRRRRETENDLGALKRGDIIAVPTGRRAGLAVVLDPGVNTDGTVRPLVVTAGRWAGRLSDADFRGPVPALGTLRLGKFTDHRSPKVRRDLASALASSGTVVPGRSPRRGGDHDAGEAEFAVLRRAVKAHPVHGCADRENHLQWARRWQRLTAENAALTAKVDSARGSLGQELDRILTLLTDRGYLRGDRLTETGRMLSRIWSESDLVVAECLRRGAWTGLDPAQLAAVVSTLVYESRRETGPQRMPSGPAAAAVTETTRIWAEVTAQERELRLRVTRDLDLGFGAAVSTWVRGGSLAEALSVAASTGTELTAGDFVRWCRQVVDLLDQIAGLAGSGRSGTTESPAAAALAPVAATAVAAITALRRGVVSMAAA